The Leptolyngbya sp. CCY15150 region CGCTTTACGGCCAATGCATCCCACGAACTGCGGGCACCTCTAGCAGCCGTGCTTAGCAATGCTCAGGTTGGTCTGATGGCGCTTGATGAGCCGGAGGGAGAGGCGATCGCTCTTCGAGGGAAGCTTGAAAAGATTGTGACCCTCACAAAACACATGAGCACCTTGGTGGGAGACCTCCTATTTCTTGCCCGCCACAGTGGCCTACTCTCTGACGACACCCTCAAGCCAGTTTGCCTGAATGACCTGCTCAACCACCTGCTTCAGGACTGGATACCTCAAGCTAGAGCGTCTCAGCTACAGTTAACGGGGCATATTCCCCAAGATCATCTATCCATTCAAGCTGATGCCAACTTGCTCAAGCAAGCGATCGCCAACTTGCTGAGTAATGCCTGTCGCTATACGGCGGCTGGCGGATCGATTCAACTCAGCGCCTATGCTACATCCACACAGGTGACTATCCAGGTATCAGATACGGGAATAGGCATCCCATCGAAAGCACTTCCCCACATTTTTGAGCGATTTTATCGTGTGGATACCAAGCGGTCTAAAACATCGGGAGGCTTTGGGCTTGGGTTAGCGATCGCTCAGCAAATTATTTATGCCCACCACGGCACCCTTGATGTCACAAGCCACCTCGGACAAGGCTCAGTTTTTACCATTACGCTTCCGTTGGCGACGATGCTATCAGAGGCTGTCATGATTGCGTCATAGTTTGTTGCTACATTCAGCACTATCACAGCAAGATTCAGAATGATACCTGTTTTGGTGTGTGCATGATCTCTTTCTGTAGCAGCCATGAAACTACTCGTAACGACTCTACTCACCTCAACATTACTAGGATTAGCAGTTCCCCCAGTACGCGCCGAGATTCCCTTGGAGGATCGGCAGCCATCTCCCGTACTGCAAGCCCAAACTCCTATTGGTGAACTCCGGCGCACGTCAAACATCACCATCTCTGGAGATATTCATAGCGTTGTTGGCAACGAGTTTATCCTAGACGACGGCACCGGCCAAATTATTGTCGATGCTGGCCCACGCTGGTACCATCAGCTTGACCTGAGGGTCGGAGAGCGTGTGACCGTTGTCGGTGAATACGATGACTATGACTTTGATGCCTATCAAATTACCCGCAGTTCCGGCGACGTGATTCGGATCCGTGAAGCCGATGGCCCGCCACCTTGGGCAGGTGGGCCGCAGCGGAGAAATCGCTTCTAGACGTCAGCAGATGAACAACGCAGACCTAAGATCTTAGCCGAACTTGTGGGTTCAATCGGCTCAGGGTGGGGCATACGCCCGTCGCACATATGTTCAGTAAGCTCTATGCCCATGAGTCCCCACCCTCCAACGCATCAAGACAGTTTCCCCCCACCTAGCTCTAGGTGCAGATCGTTGGCTGCATCGGCCAACCGATACCTTGGGGATGACTAAGCATTCCCCAACGCAGCTTCAATGTCTGAGAGGGTGCTGCGTAGGGCTTCCTGCAATTGCTCAAGGTGCGATCGCTCAAGCTGATTCATGTCAAGTTTTTCTACGTTGCGAATTAATCCTTCAACCTGCCGCTGAGTTGGGCTGGGCTTGGAGATTTTGGTATGACGACTGATTTCCTCCGCCACCAATTTACGCACCTGCGCCACGGAGAGTTTATTGGTGATCACCTGCTTCAAAAGTCTGGCCCGGGCCCGTTTGATCACATCTTTTTGAATATTTGGATTCTTGTCGAGCAAGTTTTTAGCCGACAGGCGCTGCAGGGCCAGGGCGTGCATTCCGCCTAAACCTTGTTCTCGAATCGCCTGTTTTAGATCATCCAAGAGACCCAACATTGGGAAAATGTTGGCGCTCACGGACGCTGGATGAAGCTGCAACCCCAACAAAATTTGGAGGACGTTTTTCTCCGTTGCATCTAATTCAAACCGATCAATCGATTCCCGTTGCTGCTCTGAGGAAGCCAAGACTAAGTCACCCAGGGTAGGCAGGTGTCCATGGCGCTCTAGGCGGCGCACCGTCGTGCGTAAAAGACGTGGGATGTCCGCCTCCTTAAGGCTAACCTGGTGAGATATTTCACGGACTAGCGCTTCGGCAGTATCGAGGGCATTTAAGTTTTCGCGGTGCAAGTTGGCCAGCAGCACCCGGCGGTGCAACAGTTCTGGCTCAGGAATGACCACCGCTTTCAGAGTTTGCCAGCCCAAGCGTCGTGCGCCGCGCCACCGCCGTTCTCCGTCAAACAGCAGGTATCGATTAGGTTTCTGCTCCATCAAGATGATCGGTTCCTGTTGCCCATCAGAATGGAGGGATTGGGCGATCGCCTGAATGCTTTCTTCCGTGAACGTTTGCCGGGGCTGATCAGGGTTAGGGCTGACTAAAGCTAGGGAAACCTCCAGCACTCCGCCCTCGGCAAGTTGTTCTCGCAGCTCTTGAAGTTTCGCCTCTAGCTCCTGAGATCCGCTTGTCCGAAGCTGCTGAATTTCGCTTTGCAGGTCTAGTACCTGGGCTTCTAGCTCATGCACTTCTTGAGAATATTCAGCACCGGAAAACAAATTAGAGAGATCAATGCCAACTCTAGTCATGGGTGTTCCTCAGTTCTTCACAAATTTGCTTCACGATCGGATCAAAATCGGCACAGGCAGGGTGACCAGGACGATACATCTGTAGGGGTTGCCCCTTGGCGCTGGCATTCTTGAATTCTGATGAAAATCGAATGGGGGAAAAGCAGCGGATATTCAGTTTTTCAAGCTGTGGGGCAAGTTGCCCGAGGATATTGCGGTGGATGGCGAGCCGCTGATCATATTGATTGGGGACAAACCCTAGGAGCTTCGGTTCAGGGCTCAAGCGCAGGCGGCGGAAGTTGCCATAAAACCACTCCAGCAATTTGCCAGCTCCATCGGCTGATTTGGGCTCTACCTGCATGGGGACGAGTAGATGAGTGCAGGCCGACAGAGCAATGAGTGGTAATGGCCCCAGGGTGGCCGGACAGTCAAAAATAATCACGTCTTGGGGCAAGGGATAGTCTTGCAGGCGATCGCCTAGAAGGTAGGCACCGCGCTCATGGAGTACGAGTTCACTGGTGGTTTTCACCAGACCCATTTCTCCCTGACAGGCCATGACGGTATCTAGCTTGTCATGCCAAATCGGCACGAGGGGCCAGTCGCCAGAAAAGCCTTCCTGCAAAACGGACGCGATGGTGTCTTGAATTCGAGGGCGAGATAGACCGCAAAATAGGCTGACCGATCCCTGGGGATCCAGATCCATCAGCGCAACCTTGAAACCCCGACGTCCCAGCAAGTAGGCAAGATGGGTGGCGAGGGTCGTTTTACCGCTGCCTCCGGCATTGGAAAGTAGTGCTAATCGAAGTTGCATACGAAATGAGATGTCACCAATTATGTAAACAACAATGGGTCACAAAAGACAAAACACATCTGAAGCGGCTAAGAGAGACAGTCCATGAAGGTAGGGTCAAGGTAGATGCTCTCGGGCACTGTTCTAGAGAATGATCTAAAGGCATATGGGGGAGGCATGACAGCTAGTCCCAACAGTGGGTCGGAAAATGCCTAGGATGCGATCGCTGAGGATGACGAGGGAAGCAGCTTAGTCAGGCAGCCGTCGATCGATCCTGAGTAGTTCCCAGACATCCATAACTTGGGAGGTCATGAAGGCTGGGCATGATAGAAACCTATGGGATCGAGCTAGGGCGATCGCTTGTGTTGTGAAACCTTCAGCCAATTTGAATACTTGATAGGTACCTAGGTCATTGTGGAATAACGTTATCCCACAGGTGTACTGCTTGACTCTGGCGCTAGCACGCTTGCCTTGCCTAGACTTGGGTGTGGAATAACGTTATTCCACAGGTGTACTGCTTGACTCTGGTCTTAGCACCCTCGTTTTGCCTAAGACTGGGTGTGGAATAACGTTATCCCACAGGTCAGCAGCCCCGACTGCTTTTTGCCGTTCATCATCCTCAGGCAATTGTCCGCGATCCAGTCCATGAGACAGAGTAGATGTGGAATAACGTTATCCCACACTCGTCCAGCTCGTTCGACAGAGCAGATGTGGAATAATGTTATCCCACATTCGCAGGATATGGAACATCCGTTCCTAGAAATATCAAAAAGTTGTCAACATCTGCCGTTAAACAGCTCTAAAAAAGATCCGCAGCACGTCTTCAATCCGCTCACCCCAAGACTCTTCCGTATGCTGCCCCCAGGGATCTTCCACCACAAACAAATTTTCCTGCTGGCGATAGCCAAAGCGATGCATGAGCAGATCTCGCATTTCCCGTCCTCGGGCCGTGGCGCGCTCCTCAATCCATGCATTATGGTCGCCACCATCCCGCACTAGCCCCCAGTCGAGATAGATCCGCAGGCGGCGATCGCGCAGGGTAGGTTCCGCCTCAAAGAGTAGCGACGACGACGCCACCTCACCAAAGAAATGGTCATCAGCACCCATCAAGAATGGCTCGGTTGCTGAATCTAGACCAACCCAAAAGGATGGTGAAAAAGCAGCCACATTGCCAAACTGCTGGGGATACTTAGCTGCCGTATAGAAAGCAGCTAGACCGCCATGGCTGGCTCCAGCGATCAGGGTATTAGCTGGATCGGATTGCGTACGGTAGTTAGTATCCACAAAATCTTTGACCGATTGGGCTAGGTAGGCAGCATAGTCACCTAGCCCTCCCCATTCGCGCTGCCACATGGGTGCATGGGTATATTCATAGTCTCGGCGCGTGGGGCAGACAGCTACCACCATCAAACGCTGAATTTGATGACTTAAATAAAGCCGCGTTAGGGTCTTGCCCAAGTGCCAACATTTGCCGTAGGCCCCACCCGGAAAAAAGATCGTATCGCCGTCGTTGAGATACAGCACCGGATAGGAGCGATCGCTCACCGGGTAGTCACGGGGCAGGAATATATGCAGCTTTCGGGGTGTAGGCATTGGCCCATCGACCTGAAACTGTTCGTAGGTGTGGAAAAAGCCACCCCAAAATCCAGGGTCATGGAGCCACCCCTCTTGTCCTCCTCGCACAAATGATTCTGCCATAGTCTTGAAAAAGTAAGGGGCGATCGCAAAGCAGGAACAGATCACGGATACACCTGGTGGGGAGAGGTAGCCATCTCCCAGGCGATCAACAGTTACCGTAAGTCCTTTGCATGGAATAGGTTGGAATCTAAGGTGGTTCACACATAAGCTGCCTACGCATGAGAAGCCTACGCATGAGAAGCTTATGCAGGTGTAGCTGCATAGACAGGTTACACAATAGATAGGCTACACAATAGACAAGCTACCCATCAGATTCTTCACCTCAGTATAGAAGGTTCCTACACCGTCTCATATTGTACGGTGGACAGGACGAATACACCGGTTGATCATGGCTAGCGGCTAGCTGATCTTAGCTATACCGAGCTAGCCTGTACCTCAATCGGAGTCCTGGTCAACCTCCCCTCTCTTGAAGCATTCATGTCATGATCATGAGTAGATGAGCATTCATACTGCCCACCCAACGCAGTAACTCGAATGCAGTAACTCGAACACAGTAACTCGAACACAGTATTAGTTGAGGACAACCCATGGTTGCAAGTGCTGATAAGTCTGTTGATTTAGCCAAGCTAGATGTGGAGTCGCTATGGCATCCCCTAGCCCAGCACCAGCAGTTTCCCCAGACGCCTCCTAAGTGCATCAAAAAAGGGATCGGCAGCCGTATCACCGATACAACTGGACAAGAGTATTTAGATGGTATTGCCGGATTATGGTGTGTCAACGTGGGCTATGGGCGGCAGGAGCTGGCCCAAGTCGCCTATGACCAAATGCTCGATCTGGCCTACTATCCCCTCACCATGAGCCATGAGCCGGGCATCATGCTGGCTCATAAGCTACTCGACTTATTGGGCTATGCGGGCAAGGTCTTTTTCGCCACGAGTGGATCGGAGGCCAATGAAACAGCCTTCAAAATTGCCCGCCAGTATCACGCCCAAACGGCTAAGCCTGGAGCTGGGCCACGCTATAAAATCATTTCTCGCTATCGGGGCTACCATGGCCACACGATGGGAGCCCTCAGCGCCACAGCCCAGGCCGAACGTAAACTCAAGTTTGAACCCTTAGTGCCTGGCTTCCTCCATGTCAGCCCACCCTACTTTTATCGCCATGGAGAAGGGCGATCGCTTGAGGATTACACCCATAGCCTCATCCAAGAGCTGAGCTATACGGTGCAGTATGAGGGCGCAGATAGTATTGCCGCGATTATTGTTGAGCCCATTATTTCCGGCGGCGGGGTGATTGTGCCGCCAGCCGATTACTTGCGCCGGGTGCGCCAGTTGTGTGACCAGTACGGTATTTTGCTGATCTACGATGAGGTGGTTAACGGCTTTGGACGCACCGGCAAAATGTTTGGCTATCAGCATTGGGGCGTCGAGCCTGACATCATTAACTTTGCCAAAGGCATTACCAGCGGCTACATGCCCCTAGCTGCAACCGTCGTCAAGCAGCATATTTTTGAAGCCTTTTTGGATGCCCCTGGCACCGACTCCCATTTTCGTCATATCAGTACCTACGGTGGCAGTCCCGTCTGCGCAGCGGTGGCCAATCGCAATATTGAGATCATTGAGCGGGAGGGTCTAGCCGATCGGGCTGCGGAGGTTGGCGACTACCTACAGTCTCGCCTGAAGGAATCGCTGAATTACCCGATTGTGGGAGAGGTGCGCGGTCAGGGATTACTCATTGGTATTGAACTGGTTGCCGATCCGGACACGAAAGAGCCCCTAGAGAGCGATCGCATGGCAGCCATTCTGCGCTACTGCTTAGAGCATCATGTGATTATTGGCCGTAACACGAACACGATTCCTGGGTTTACCAATGTGCTAATTTTGGCTCCTCCCTTGGTGCTTGCTGTTGAGGAAGCTGATGAATTGGTATCGGTGTTGTCTGAAGCGATCGCCCTGGTCTCTAGTTCATAGAGGCTGTTTTGTAGGGTGTCAGAATAATGCGCGTTGCGTCCCTAACCTGGGGCGATCGCTAACTCAGTTGGGACAACAGCTATGGATCGAGCTGGGAGTCTAATCGCAGGCGATCGCCCTAGATCTTGAGAAGCAGGGACAACAGCAGAGCCCACCCAGCCGATTTGAGCCAAGATGGGTATAGCACAAACAAAGGGCGAGGAGATGAACCTCCTCGCCCTAAATTAATGCTGAGAATGATGCTGAGAGCTACATGGCAAAGATGCGCTCTAGCTTGAGACGTCAGCTCTTAGCCAACAAACGCCGCCCGTGGTTCAGACACGCCAGCAGAGGTTGTGCCCTTGAGGTAGGCCAACATGGTGTCAGCGTCAGACACTTCGAAAGGATCCAGCGGACAGTTGTCTTCGAAGTTAGGTTCAATGAAGATCTTCTCAATCTTGCCGTCATTGACCAACATCGAGTAGCGCCAAGACCGTAGACCGAAGCCTAGGTTCGACTTGTCTACCAACATGCCCATCTTGCGCGTAAATTCGCCATTGCCATCCGGCAGTAAGAACACATTTTGCGCGCCCTGTTGCTTGCCCCACTGGAACATGACAAACGCATCATTCACAGAGATACATACGATTTGGTCAATGCCTTGAGCCTTAAACTCATCGTAGAGTTCTTCGTAGCGAGGCAGGTGGTTAGACGAGCAGGTAGGCGTGAAGGCTCCAGGCAGGGAGAATACAACCACTCGCTTGCCGCTGAAGACATCGCTGGTGGTGAGATCTTGCCAGCGATAGGGGTTGGGGCCGTCAACAGACTCATCACGGACACGAGTCTTAAACACTACGTCGGGCACACGTTCAATAACTGCCATAGATAACCTCTAGTTCTGCTAATTGCTCTACATTTAGTAGCTCTTAGATTATCCTGAGGATTTCTGTTGTGTAGAAACCTAAAGGATTCATAAGCTCTGTAACTAAGAATAATTCTGATTTAGGAAGAAGTAAATAGTTATAAATACTTAAAAGTTTGCTTTATTGATACATTGCAATCTATCCTGCCTGCTAATATAATAGGAGGATTAATAACCATCCAAAACAATCGAACGTTAACTAAAATCCCGCTGACAACCTTCATACATGACCGGTACGGCAATGCAGGAGCAAGCCAATCAAATCATTCGCACTCTCAAGGACAAAGGTCTAAGGGTGACGCCTCAACGTTTTGCTGTCTACGATAATTTGCTATCCCGCAGCGATCATCCAACCGCCGAGCAAATCTTGACTGACCTGAACCAGGCAGCGCCAATTTCGTCTCAAGCAACGGTCTACAGTGCCCTTCAGGCCCTGCGAGGGGTGGGGCTCGTGCGTGAGGTTTTGTTGGAAGAAGGGGTCTCGCGCTACGACGCAAAAGTAGTGCCCCACCACCATTTCCGCTGTCAACACTGTGGGGCGATCGAAGACATTGCTTGGGAAACCTTCAGCTCTCTTCAGCTTCAATGTCTTCGTCCAGGGCTACAGGTCGATCGCTATGAGGTCACGGTGGAAGGGCGGTGCGATCGCTGTCAAGACACCTCAGATTCTGATCAAGATTCTGATCAAGATCCTGAATAGGTTGTAAATCTGTGCTGTAGGATGCTGTTCGGCATAGCCGCAGCGCACTCGTAAGGCTTTGATGGGGGGCTCTATGCTTTATTCCCATAGCCATGCCAGCGTTGACTACGACATTAACGGCAAGTTTGTAGTCAACAGCCACCTTTGGTCACCGAGGTCTCGACCGACAAGACAGTTATCAGTAGGAAGACGTCATGATGTGCAAGATGTATGGCGACGTTGCTTAAGGGTCAAACCTTATGAGACGAGACGAGACGAGGGTTGAGCGACGTTGAAAGCAGGCAACTTAACTCCATTGAACGGAGTCCACCTACTTACACCACAATTGCTCAACTATCCTGTCAGCCGGCAGAGTAGCCTGTACGTTGATATAGGCCTATGGCATCTCAACCTTGCTGGAACATCTTAGACAATGTGGCTTGTCCTTGATATCCTGTTAGACTTGCCGCATTGATACTATCAGTGCGCAGTCCAGCACATCTTGGGTTTGGCACCCTAGACGGTTTTGTCTTTTCTTCACCTTGCCGTGAACACGACCCCCTATGACCTGACATCAAGTCTTGCTGCCGATCGCCCTAGAATTTTACTCGTGGACGATGAATTAGACAGCATTCGCGCCCTATCTGAATTGTTGATTCAGGAAGGGTATAAGATTCGTCGTGTCACCAATAGTGTGTTTGCTCTGAGATCAGCGTTAACCGATCCCCCGGATCTTGTGCTGCTCGATGTCATGATGCCTGACATGGACGGCTATACTCTCTGCCAGGCCCTGAAGCGATCGCCGGAGACTAGTCATGTGCCGGTTATTTTCATGACTGCCCTGAGCGATATTGCTGACAAGGCCAAAGCCTTTGCTGCGGGCGGAGCAGACTATGTGGTTAAGCCGTTTCAAACCGAAGAAGTGCTGATGCGCGTCAAGCACCAGCTCACCATTGCGGTACAACAGCGCCAGCTTGTGCAGAAAAATCAGCAGCTCGTGCAGGAAATTCAACAGCGTCAGCAAGTTGAGGCCAACCTCAATAGTCTCTTGGACAACGCCACGGAGGGAATTTTTCGCACATCCCTAGAAGGACGGTATCTGAAGACCAATCCTGCCATGGCCGCCATCTACGGCTATGCCTCTCCCAGCGCCCTGTTGGACACCATCATGCCGGTGCATCAACTGTATGTGGATCCCAAACGTTGGGATGAACTTGAGGTGTATGTGCGCTATCACCAGCGGATCACGGATGCGGAATCAGAGGTCTATCGTCAGGATGGGCAGAAAATTTGGGTGAGTGAAACGATTCGGCTGGTCAACAATGAGCAAGGCGAACCGCTGTACTATGAAGGCACGGTTCAGGATGTGAGCGATCGCCGCCAGGCCGAAGTGGAGCTGCGCCATCAGCGAGACAAGGCTGAGCAACTGCTGAATATCATGCTGCCCTATCAGATCGCCCGTACCCTTAAACACCACAATTGCACCATTGCTGAGCACTACAGCAAAGTTACCGTCCTGTTTGCAGACTTGGTCAACTTTACGGAGATGTCGACTCAGCTCCTGCCTAGCGAATTAGTGGGGTTACTCAATCGAATTTTTTCTGGTTTTGATGCCCTTGTGGGGCGATACCAGCTAGAGAAAATTAAAACGATTGGTGATGCCTACATGGTGGCCGGAGGGCTGCCGGAACCTACCGCCGATCATCTCTATCGCATGAGCTCTTTAGCCTTAGACATGCGAGACGCGATCGCCCTTATCCCTACGCCGACAGACACACCCTTGCAAATCCGCATTGGGATGCATACAGGGCCGGTTGTAGCAGGCGTGATTGGCAAAAAGCGTCTCTCCTATGATCTTTGGGGTGATACTGTGAACCTCGCGAGTCGTATGGAATCGACGGGGCAGCCTGGAAAGATTCAGGTTACAGAAGATGTTTATCAAAAGCTGCACCATGAGTTCAGGTTTACACCAAGAGGGGAGGTGGCGGTTAAGGGCAAGGGCAACATTACCACATACTGGTTAGAAGGCAAACAAGCATAATAAAAGATAGAGTCAACGATATGGGTGTTAACTACGAGTCTAGTCAAACAAAGTCTAGTCAAACAAAGTCTAGTCAAACACAACAGTTGCATCAGTTGAGATGAACAGGTTAGACGAACAGTTGCAGATCTGCTTAGGATTGCCACTGTTCTGCCATCCATCAACGCTGAGGATCCGCGCTGAGGATCCGTTAATAGAGGCTGTATAAACACGATCTAGTGTTGCTGAATCAGGGTATGGACTTTGACCTAAAACCCTGAACGCTCCTGCAAAACGTTGCGGAATCCTATTAGTATTCATCAACGCCCCCGCAGTTCCCATCTCTAGCCCCCTCTTCATTGAGATTTGCTTCAGACATTGAACATAACCTACTAAAATCCAGGATTTAGCGTCCCTTTTATTAGGTTGATCATCAATAAGCTCTAAATTTACGATGCAGTTATGGTGATGCGGTTTTCGTTTCGCGCAGTTCTCATAGGAGCGTTTGCAGTGCAGGTTATTGGCATTGCAAGTATTGTGAGCTATCTACATGGTCAAGGTGAGACAGCGTCACATCGCAGCTTAGTCCGTCAGTTAGCCAAAGCTGATAGCGATCGCGTTCAAGTCTATCTGTCGCAATACCTGCAGGTTCCTCAGCAGATCAACCGTCTCAATGCAACGGCGGTGCGGCTCAATCAGCTTGATGTCAGCAATTTACCTCAGCTTGAAGCCCACATTTTTGCCCAACTACAGCAGTTTGATTCTGTCAGCACCATTCTTTTTAGCGGGGCGGATGGATCCTTTCGCACCGTGCATCGCAGCATTGAGGATCGTCGTCAAGTTGAAGGGGGGCGATCGCAGCCGAATGGAGATTTTGATGTCTACCGTCTCAATGAGGCCGGCGTGCCGACCACATTAGTCACATCCCTGCCCAACTTTGATGGCCGCGATCGCCCTTGGTTTCGCGATGCGGTAAGAACTCAGCAAGCTGGATGGAGTGGTCTGTTTCAGATTGGGGAAGAAGCCTCGTTAGCCATTAATGCCTACTGGCCCATTTATGACAACAACACTCTGTTGGGGGTTTTTTCAGTCAACCT contains the following coding sequences:
- a CDS encoding ParA family protein, with translation MQLRLALLSNAGGSGKTTLATHLAYLLGRRGFKVALMDLDPQGSVSLFCGLSRPRIQDTIASVLQEGFSGDWPLVPIWHDKLDTVMACQGEMGLVKTTSELVLHERGAYLLGDRLQDYPLPQDVIIFDCPATLGPLPLIALSACTHLLVPMQVEPKSADGAGKLLEWFYGNFRRLRLSPEPKLLGFVPNQYDQRLAIHRNILGQLAPQLEKLNIRCFSPIRFSSEFKNASAKGQPLQMYRPGHPACADFDPIVKQICEELRNTHD
- a CDS encoding ParB/RepB/Spo0J family partition protein, whose translation is MTRVGIDLSNLFSGAEYSQEVHELEAQVLDLQSEIQQLRTSGSQELEAKLQELREQLAEGGVLEVSLALVSPNPDQPRQTFTEESIQAIAQSLHSDGQQEPIILMEQKPNRYLLFDGERRWRGARRLGWQTLKAVVIPEPELLHRRVLLANLHRENLNALDTAEALVREISHQVSLKEADIPRLLRTTVRRLERHGHLPTLGDLVLASSEQQRESIDRFELDATEKNVLQILLGLQLHPASVSANIFPMLGLLDDLKQAIREQGLGGMHALALQRLSAKNLLDKNPNIQKDVIKRARARLLKQVITNKLSVAQVRKLVAEEISRHTKISKPSPTQRQVEGLIRNVEKLDMNQLERSHLEQLQEALRSTLSDIEAALGNA
- a CDS encoding DNA-binding protein, with translation MKLLVTTLLTSTLLGLAVPPVRAEIPLEDRQPSPVLQAQTPIGELRRTSNITISGDIHSVVGNEFILDDGTGQIIVDAGPRWYHQLDLRVGERVTVVGEYDDYDFDAYQITRSSGDVIRIREADGPPPWAGGPQRRNRF
- a CDS encoding alpha/beta hydrolase-fold protein, coding for MAESFVRGGQEGWLHDPGFWGGFFHTYEQFQVDGPMPTPRKLHIFLPRDYPVSDRSYPVLYLNDGDTIFFPGGAYGKCWHLGKTLTRLYLSHQIQRLMVVAVCPTRRDYEYTHAPMWQREWGGLGDYAAYLAQSVKDFVDTNYRTQSDPANTLIAGASHGGLAAFYTAAKYPQQFGNVAAFSPSFWVGLDSATEPFLMGADDHFFGEVASSSLLFEAEPTLRDRRLRIYLDWGLVRDGGDHNAWIEERATARGREMRDLLMHRFGYRQQENLFVVEDPWGQHTEESWGERIEDVLRIFFRAV
- a CDS encoding adenylate/guanylate cyclase domain-containing protein encodes the protein MNTTPYDLTSSLAADRPRILLVDDELDSIRALSELLIQEGYKIRRVTNSVFALRSALTDPPDLVLLDVMMPDMDGYTLCQALKRSPETSHVPVIFMTALSDIADKAKAFAAGGADYVVKPFQTEEVLMRVKHQLTIAVQQRQLVQKNQQLVQEIQQRQQVEANLNSLLDNATEGIFRTSLEGRYLKTNPAMAAIYGYASPSALLDTIMPVHQLYVDPKRWDELEVYVRYHQRITDAESEVYRQDGQKIWVSETIRLVNNEQGEPLYYEGTVQDVSDRRQAEVELRHQRDKAEQLLNIMLPYQIARTLKHHNCTIAEHYSKVTVLFADLVNFTEMSTQLLPSELVGLLNRIFSGFDALVGRYQLEKIKTIGDAYMVAGGLPEPTADHLYRMSSLALDMRDAIALIPTPTDTPLQIRIGMHTGPVVAGVIGKKRLSYDLWGDTVNLASRMESTGQPGKIQVTEDVYQKLHHEFRFTPRGEVAVKGKGNITTYWLEGKQA
- a CDS encoding peroxiredoxin, encoding MAVIERVPDVVFKTRVRDESVDGPNPYRWQDLTTSDVFSGKRVVVFSLPGAFTPTCSSNHLPRYEELYDEFKAQGIDQIVCISVNDAFVMFQWGKQQGAQNVFLLPDGNGEFTRKMGMLVDKSNLGFGLRSWRYSMLVNDGKIEKIFIEPNFEDNCPLDPFEVSDADTMLAYLKGTTSAGVSEPRAAFVG
- a CDS encoding Fur family transcriptional regulator; translated protein: MQEQANQIIRTLKDKGLRVTPQRFAVYDNLLSRSDHPTAEQILTDLNQAAPISSQATVYSALQALRGVGLVREVLLEEGVSRYDAKVVPHHHFRCQHCGAIEDIAWETFSSLQLQCLRPGLQVDRYEVTVEGRCDRCQDTSDSDQDSDQDPE
- a CDS encoding aminotransferase; translated protein: MVASADKSVDLAKLDVESLWHPLAQHQQFPQTPPKCIKKGIGSRITDTTGQEYLDGIAGLWCVNVGYGRQELAQVAYDQMLDLAYYPLTMSHEPGIMLAHKLLDLLGYAGKVFFATSGSEANETAFKIARQYHAQTAKPGAGPRYKIISRYRGYHGHTMGALSATAQAERKLKFEPLVPGFLHVSPPYFYRHGEGRSLEDYTHSLIQELSYTVQYEGADSIAAIIVEPIISGGGVIVPPADYLRRVRQLCDQYGILLIYDEVVNGFGRTGKMFGYQHWGVEPDIINFAKGITSGYMPLAATVVKQHIFEAFLDAPGTDSHFRHISTYGGSPVCAAVANRNIEIIEREGLADRAAEVGDYLQSRLKESLNYPIVGEVRGQGLLIGIELVADPDTKEPLESDRMAAILRYCLEHHVIIGRNTNTIPGFTNVLILAPPLVLAVEEADELVSVLSEAIALVSSS